In Hyphomicrobium denitrificans 1NES1, one DNA window encodes the following:
- a CDS encoding polysaccharide deacetylase family protein: MSGRTTKMLRAVLSVLHCTGADRLAAPFTGCDGVIFMLHQVVPGARRGFEPNGILKVTPEFLDGVIRQVRDSGFEIVSLDDVKERLSAASKSQKPFAVFTLDDGYKDNRDFAYPVFKRHNAPFTIYVPTAYADGHGELWWLALEEALRRLSHVDIDGVARSYSLATDAEKNAAFHDIYWWLRKIPENRARGVVRDLAAKAGFEVSALCRELVMDWDEIRALAEDPLVTIAAHTINHFALAKLRPEDARREMIDSIARVAKELGKPVRHFSYPYGDEGSAGPREFEIARDLGIETAVTTRKGLIRMAHADAMTALPRLSLNGDYQDARYVKVLLSGLPFALRDGVKSVLRPLSGGLRSEAPLALKYPASASTR; this comes from the coding sequence ATGTCCGGGCGTACGACCAAGATGTTGCGGGCGGTGCTTTCGGTGCTCCATTGCACAGGGGCTGATCGCCTCGCTGCGCCATTCACCGGCTGCGATGGCGTGATCTTCATGCTGCACCAGGTGGTGCCGGGCGCGCGGCGCGGCTTCGAGCCGAACGGCATCCTGAAAGTGACGCCGGAGTTTCTCGACGGCGTCATTCGTCAAGTACGCGACAGCGGGTTCGAGATCGTTTCGCTCGACGACGTCAAAGAGCGCTTGAGCGCGGCTTCGAAATCGCAGAAGCCGTTTGCCGTTTTCACGCTGGATGACGGCTACAAGGATAACCGGGACTTCGCTTATCCCGTATTCAAGCGTCATAACGCGCCGTTCACGATCTACGTGCCGACGGCCTATGCCGACGGACATGGCGAGCTTTGGTGGCTGGCGCTGGAAGAAGCCTTGCGTCGTCTTTCGCACGTCGATATCGACGGCGTCGCGCGAAGCTATTCGCTCGCGACGGACGCGGAAAAGAATGCCGCGTTCCATGACATCTACTGGTGGCTGCGCAAGATCCCCGAAAATCGTGCCCGCGGCGTCGTGCGCGATCTTGCAGCGAAAGCCGGGTTCGAGGTCAGCGCACTTTGCCGCGAACTGGTGATGGATTGGGACGAGATCCGGGCTCTCGCCGAAGACCCGCTAGTTACGATCGCTGCCCACACGATCAATCATTTTGCGCTCGCCAAGCTTCGGCCGGAGGACGCGCGCCGGGAAATGATCGACAGCATTGCGCGGGTCGCTAAAGAGCTTGGCAAGCCTGTCCGGCATTTCAGCTATCCTTATGGCGACGAAGGCAGCGCCGGACCGCGCGAATTCGAAATCGCGCGCGATCTCGGCATCGAAACTGCAGTGACGACGCGCAAGGGCCTGATCCGAATGGCGCACGCGGACGCCATGACGGCACTGCCGCGCCTGTCTCTCAACGGCGATTACCAAGATGCCCGTTACGTAAAGGTTCTGCTTTCCGGTCTGCCGTTCGCGCTCCGCGATGGAGTAAAGAGCGTGCTTCGGCCGCTCTCAGGTGGCTTGCGGAGCGAAGCTCCTCTGGCGCTCAAGTATCCGGCTTCTGCATCCACGAGATGA
- a CDS encoding GumC family protein: MQSRGHASPDDIDMASVFGALKRSARWLIPLSLVFGGLTYAALSLVAPRYQSEAELAIVAKGAGGTFADRNAATGPDLITTRMDKEAINTHVRAMQSQELLEKIAKDLKLAERPEFNGALGPVDKLDAALRLVGIGGPRKGETTRDRVLDALRSRLEVYAAKESRFIGVRVTSNDPELAAKIANALAENYRASLAEQGVTEVDDLQAVLQAKVQKLTTEVAAAETEVDRYRGKIDGFRGGAQNTGLNEQQMSELTAELTKAKAARGEAEVRAKSAREMIALGSADQLADVQKSPLIQNLVQQRVRIERQISELSATLLPGHPRMRQLNADLAGLKVQIDKEISKIVDSLEKEAAVAKGREDSIAQSLADIKARVVTNAPEEAQLRQLEATAKAKRTELDNIQAQLESNRKKLDARAQPVAAQIISNAQPESVPVFPRKGALSALIAIASLMFGTAWVVTKALFQGARRGSQGTMSRQKTKPVSLRQKPAFPHYPEPLLREIIDDETPSPLSSPVSLHEPQRQTAAASAADIGALVLRLMQRRPQSGGHRTILTGENENVDASKEALDLVKALAQSGEQVILVDWNPDGQDLASSIGLNPSAGLNDLLRGNVNFGEIIQRIPGSDAHAIASGNPLEHVPECIDPDQLNLVLDALDEAYEYIVVTGRHDAARQLFETIEGRFDTGIVVTEPRKQAPVIEDPVDTFLGFEVADIDIVRFERRVSEASPVQQRIARATERRSVEVAHPT, translated from the coding sequence ATGCAGTCACGTGGCCATGCCTCGCCCGACGACATCGATATGGCTTCGGTGTTCGGCGCTCTGAAACGGAGTGCGCGCTGGCTCATTCCGTTGAGCCTGGTGTTCGGAGGCCTGACATATGCGGCACTGTCGCTGGTCGCGCCCCGGTACCAGAGCGAAGCTGAATTGGCGATCGTCGCGAAAGGCGCCGGCGGCACGTTCGCCGACCGTAACGCCGCAACCGGGCCCGATCTCATCACGACGCGCATGGACAAGGAGGCGATCAACACGCACGTCCGGGCGATGCAGTCGCAGGAGTTGCTCGAAAAGATCGCCAAAGACCTGAAGCTTGCGGAACGACCGGAGTTCAACGGAGCCCTCGGACCGGTCGACAAGCTCGATGCAGCTCTGCGCTTGGTCGGCATTGGCGGCCCTCGCAAAGGCGAGACGACGCGCGATCGCGTTCTCGACGCGCTGCGCAGCCGCCTTGAGGTTTATGCCGCGAAGGAAAGCCGGTTTATCGGCGTGCGTGTAACCTCGAACGATCCAGAGCTTGCCGCGAAAATAGCGAACGCGCTTGCCGAGAATTACCGCGCGTCGCTCGCCGAGCAGGGCGTCACGGAGGTCGACGATCTGCAGGCAGTGTTGCAGGCGAAGGTTCAGAAGCTGACGACGGAAGTCGCCGCCGCCGAGACGGAGGTTGATCGTTATCGCGGCAAGATCGACGGCTTTCGCGGCGGCGCGCAGAATACCGGCCTCAACGAGCAGCAGATGTCGGAGCTGACCGCGGAACTGACCAAAGCCAAGGCGGCTCGCGGCGAAGCGGAGGTGCGCGCGAAATCTGCACGCGAGATGATTGCGCTCGGATCGGCCGATCAGTTGGCGGACGTGCAGAAATCGCCGCTCATTCAGAATCTCGTACAGCAGCGCGTGCGCATCGAGAGACAGATTTCCGAGCTTTCCGCGACCCTGCTTCCGGGGCACCCGCGCATGCGCCAGCTCAATGCGGATCTCGCCGGGCTCAAAGTTCAGATCGACAAGGAAATCTCGAAGATCGTCGACAGTCTCGAAAAAGAAGCAGCCGTTGCGAAAGGACGCGAGGACAGTATCGCCCAGAGCCTTGCCGATATCAAAGCCAGAGTCGTAACCAATGCACCGGAAGAAGCGCAACTCCGCCAGCTGGAGGCAACCGCCAAAGCGAAACGTACCGAACTCGACAACATCCAGGCGCAGCTTGAATCGAACCGCAAGAAGCTTGATGCGCGGGCGCAGCCGGTCGCGGCGCAGATCATCTCCAATGCGCAGCCTGAAAGTGTTCCGGTGTTCCCGCGAAAGGGTGCGCTGTCGGCGCTGATCGCCATTGCATCGCTGATGTTCGGTACGGCGTGGGTCGTCACGAAGGCATTGTTCCAAGGCGCGCGGCGCGGTTCGCAGGGGACGATGTCTCGTCAGAAGACGAAGCCCGTCAGTTTGCGACAGAAGCCTGCCTTTCCGCACTATCCTGAGCCGCTCCTGCGCGAGATTATCGATGATGAGACCCCATCTCCGTTATCGTCGCCCGTATCGTTGCACGAGCCGCAACGGCAAACGGCGGCGGCAAGTGCGGCCGACATCGGGGCACTGGTGTTACGCCTGATGCAGAGACGGCCCCAGAGTGGTGGCCACCGCACGATCCTGACCGGAGAGAATGAGAATGTCGACGCATCGAAAGAAGCCCTTGACCTCGTCAAGGCGCTCGCGCAAAGCGGCGAGCAGGTCATTCTCGTCGACTGGAATCCCGACGGCCAGGACCTGGCCTCATCGATCGGCCTCAATCCGAGCGCCGGGCTGAACGATCTGCTCAGAGGTAATGTGAACTTCGGTGAGATCATCCAGCGCATTCCCGGTTCCGACGCCCATGCGATTGCCAGCGGCAATCCCCTTGAGCATGTACCCGAATGCATCGATCCGGATCAGCTCAACCTTGTCCTCGACGCGCTCGACGAGGCCTATGAGTATATCGTCGTAACCGGACGCCACGACGCAGCGCGCCAGCTTTTCGAGACGATCGAAGGTCGTTTCGATACCGGCATCGTCGTTACCGAACCTCGCAAGCAGGCGCCGGTCATCGAAGATCCGGTCGATACCTTCCTCGGTTTTGAGGTTGCCGACATCGACATTGTCCGTTTTGAGCGCCGTGTTTCGGAGGCGTCCCCCGTGCAGCAGCGCATCGCGCGCGCGACGGAGCGCCGATCCGTGGAAGTGGCGCACCCGACCTGA
- a CDS encoding polysaccharide biosynthesis/export family protein yields MSLRHRLLAATAASLTLGGCASGFGPQIQSEAGGAVADGYPVPLTTGSAGPRGWGPPTVIPAVMSETVAEHDGPYRLDSGDRIRVFVYGQPSLSRLYIVDPDGKISVPLIGTISARGKTTTQLQSIIRSRLGSEYVKDPQVTVDIQQNRPFFILGEVRNAGQYPYVSDMTVETAVAIGGGYTERASERSFRVTRKVDGVVQEIEAPGDLLLRPGDTVYVFERYF; encoded by the coding sequence ATGTCGCTACGTCACCGTCTACTCGCCGCGACAGCTGCGTCGCTGACGCTTGGGGGCTGCGCTTCGGGATTTGGACCTCAGATTCAAAGCGAGGCTGGCGGTGCCGTTGCCGACGGGTATCCCGTGCCCTTGACCACGGGATCGGCAGGTCCGCGCGGCTGGGGGCCTCCGACAGTCATTCCCGCGGTCATGTCGGAGACCGTCGCCGAGCACGATGGGCCATACCGGCTCGATTCCGGAGACCGGATCCGCGTGTTCGTCTATGGCCAGCCGAGCCTGTCCCGCCTCTATATCGTCGATCCCGACGGTAAGATCTCCGTGCCGCTCATCGGCACCATCTCGGCGCGCGGCAAGACGACCACACAACTTCAGAGTATCATTCGCTCACGCCTTGGCTCCGAATACGTCAAAGACCCCCAGGTTACGGTCGACATCCAGCAAAACCGGCCGTTCTTCATCCTCGGCGAAGTCCGAAACGCCGGGCAATACCCGTACGTCTCGGACATGACGGTCGAAACAGCCGTCGCCATCGGCGGCGGCTACACGGAGCGCGCCAGTGAGCGCAGCTTCCGCGTCACCCGCAAGGTCGATGGCGTCGTTCAAGAGATAGAGGCCCCCGGCGATCTTCTCCTGCGGCCCGGTGACACCGTTTACGTCTTCGAGAGGTATTTCTGA